One stretch of Micromonospora echinospora DNA includes these proteins:
- a CDS encoding SDR family oxidoreductase: protein MRCLVTGATGYIGGRLAPRLLAEGHTVRCLARTAGRLRDVPWAADAEVVEGDLRRPETLPSAFEGVEVAYYLVHSLGQRGFEAADREAATNFAEAARAAGVRRIVYLGGPEPAERDGLPSAHLRSRAEVARILLDSGVPTAVLRAAVIIGSGSASFEMLRYLTERLPAMVTPRWVRNRIQPIAVRDVLRYLAGCAHLPPEVNRAFDIGGPDVLTFTEMMQRYARVAGLRHRVILPVRPLTPSLSSHWVGLITPVPNAIARPLVESLVHEAVAHEHDIAAYVPDPPEGLTGFDQAVALALTKVRDAQVETRWSNASGPDAPAEPLPSDPRWSGGTAYTDLRERAVDAPPEALWRVIEGVGGENGWYSFPLAWSVRGWMDRLIGGVGLRRGRRDPHRLQVGEALDFWRVEEIVPGELLRLRAEMRLPGRAWLEMRAEPDGDGGSRYVQRAVFLPRGLPGHLYWASVAPFHAVVFGGMARNIARGAENPGS from the coding sequence GTGAGATGCCTCGTCACCGGCGCGACCGGCTACATCGGCGGGCGCCTCGCGCCCCGGCTGCTGGCCGAGGGCCACACCGTACGCTGCCTGGCCCGCACGGCCGGGCGGCTGCGGGACGTGCCCTGGGCGGCCGACGCGGAGGTCGTCGAGGGCGACCTGCGCCGCCCGGAGACGCTGCCGTCCGCGTTCGAGGGCGTGGAGGTCGCGTACTACCTGGTCCACTCGCTCGGGCAGCGCGGCTTCGAGGCGGCCGACCGGGAGGCGGCGACCAACTTCGCCGAGGCGGCGCGCGCCGCGGGCGTACGCCGGATCGTGTACCTCGGCGGGCCGGAGCCGGCGGAGCGCGACGGCCTGCCGTCGGCGCACCTGCGCTCCCGGGCGGAGGTCGCGCGGATCCTGCTGGACAGCGGCGTGCCGACGGCGGTGCTGCGCGCCGCGGTGATCATCGGATCCGGCTCGGCCTCGTTCGAGATGCTGCGGTACCTGACCGAGCGGCTGCCGGCGATGGTCACACCACGCTGGGTACGCAACCGGATCCAGCCGATCGCGGTCCGGGACGTGCTGCGCTACCTGGCCGGATGCGCGCACCTGCCGCCGGAGGTGAACCGGGCCTTCGACATCGGCGGCCCGGACGTGCTGACCTTCACCGAGATGATGCAGCGCTACGCCCGGGTGGCCGGGCTGCGGCACCGGGTCATCCTGCCGGTACGCCCGCTCACGCCGTCGCTCTCCTCGCACTGGGTCGGCCTGATCACGCCGGTGCCGAACGCGATCGCCCGGCCGCTGGTGGAGAGCCTGGTGCACGAGGCGGTGGCGCACGAGCACGACATCGCGGCGTACGTGCCGGACCCGCCCGAGGGGCTGACCGGCTTCGACCAGGCGGTCGCGCTGGCGCTGACGAAGGTACGCGACGCGCAGGTGGAGACGCGCTGGTCGAACGCGAGCGGCCCGGACGCGCCCGCCGAGCCGCTGCCCTCGGACCCGCGCTGGTCCGGTGGCACCGCCTACACCGACCTGCGGGAGCGGGCGGTGGACGCGCCACCGGAGGCGCTGTGGCGGGTCATCGAGGGCGTCGGCGGCGAGAACGGCTGGTACTCGTTCCCGCTCGCCTGGTCGGTGCGCGGCTGGATGGACCGGCTGATCGGCGGCGTCGGGCTGCGCCGGGGCCGGCGCGACCCGCACCGGCTCCAGGTCGGCGAGGCGCTGGACTTCTGGCGGGTCGAGGAGATCGTCCCGGGCGAACTGCTCCGGCTGCGCGCCGAGATGCGACTGCCCGGCCGGGCCTGGCTGGAGATGCGCGCCGAGCCGGACGGGGACGGCGGCAGCCGCTACGTCCAGCGCGCCGTGTTCCTTCCGCGCGGCCTGCCCGGCCATCTCTACTGGGCCTCGGTGGCGCCGTTCCACGCCGTCGTCTTCGGCGGCATGGCCCGCAACATCGCCCGGGGGGCCGAAAACCCTGGCAGTTAG